A genomic region of Metopolophium dirhodum isolate CAU chromosome 1, ASM1992520v1, whole genome shotgun sequence contains the following coding sequences:
- the LOC132935311 gene encoding polyadenylate-binding protein 4-like, protein MASLYVGDLHTDVTEAMLFEIFSTVGAVLSIRVCRDSITRRSLGYAYVNFQNMTDAERALDTMNFDILKGRPMRIMWSQRDPCLRKSGVGNVFIKNLDRSIDNKAMYDTFSAFGNILSCKVVDDETGQSKGYGFVHFETEQSATQSIEKVNSILLNGKKIFVGRFVGRKDREKELGLKARLYTNVYIKNIDENVNDKELFEMFEKYGSITSFKVMFRDDGSSRGFGFVAFENPEEAEKAVNELHGKKSPEGKTYYVGRAQKKAERQQELKRKFKQYNIERMNRYQGANLYVKNLDDTIDDERLRKEFSVFGTIKSAKVMLDDGCSKGFGFVCFSSPEEATKAVTDMKGRIVGTKPLYVALAQRKEDRKAHLDSQYLQRNTNMRMQSIDPMLYQPGASSGYFVPTIPQPQHFYGPTQMTQIRPQPRWASQPQVRIRTPQAAAAGYPNMATHYRNIGARAPVPAGQQAALAKNAIVYRNARPISTAQQQMPGPVAAGGVCVPGAHNTGSGYKYTANMRNPPGQAQGMRQAQPAGQPASVQAAVYVHGQEPLTATMLATAKPEDQKQMLGERLFPLIQRMYPEFTGKITGKITGMLLEMDNSDLLYMLEHHESLKNKVEEALANLQAHQPQQTQVKEE, encoded by the exons ATGGCTTCGCTGTACGTTGGAGACCTGCATACGGACGTGACCGAAGCTATGCTGTTTGAAATATTCAGCACGGTCGGTGCTGTCCTGTCGATCCGCGTGTGTCGCGACAGTATCACTAGGAGATCGTTGGGATACGCCTACGTCAACTTTCAAAACATGACGGACG CTGAGCGTGCTTTGGACACCATGAACTTTGATATTCTTAAAGGACGTCCTATGAGAATTATGTGGTCTCAAAGAGATCCCTGTCTTAGAAAATCTGGTGTAGGCAATGTGTTCATCAAAAACCTAGACAGGAGTATTGATAATAAAGCCATGTATGACACATTTTCTGCTTTTGGaaacatattaagttgtaaG GTTGTTGACGATGAGACTGGTCAATCAAAAGGCTATGGCTTTGTTCATTTTGAAACGGAACAATCTGCCACTCAATCAATTGAAAAAGTTAATAGCATCTTGctcaatggaaaaaaaatttttgttggtCGATTTGTCGGCAGAAAAGATCGTGAAAAGGAATTGGGTCTAAAAGCTAGACTTTACACAAATGTTTACATTAAGAATATAGATGAAAATGTCAATGACAAAGAATTGTTTGagatgtttgaaaaatatggaTCGATTACTAGCTTCAAG GTCATGTTCAGAGACGATGGAAGTTCTAGAGGTTTTGGATTTGTTGCTTTTGAAAATCCAGAAGAAGCTGAAAAAGCAGTAAATGAATTACATGGCAAAAAAAGTCCAGAAGGAAAG ACTTATTATGTAGGTCGTGCTCAAAAGAAAGCTGAACGCCAACAAGAATTAAAACGCAAGTTCAAACAGTATAACATTGAACGTATGAATAGATACCAAGGAGCTAATTTGTATGTGAAAAATTTGGATGACACAATTGATGATGAACGTTTACGCAAAGAATTTAGTGTCTTTGGAACTATTAAAAGTGCTaag gtgATGCTGGATGATGGCTGTAGTAAAGGGTTtggttttgtttgtttttcatcTCCAGAAGAAGCTACTAAAGCAGTAACAGATATGAAAGGTCGTATTGTTGGTACTAAACCATTATATGTTGCATTAGCTCAACGCAAAGAAGATCGAAAAGCCCATTTAGACTCCCAATATTTACAACGCAATACAAATATGAGAATGCAATCCATTGACCCA ATGTTATATCAACCTGGTGCTTCAAGTGGTTACTTCGTACCTACTATTCCTCAGCCACAGCATTTCTATGGACCTACTCAAATGACTCAAATTCGTCCACAACCAAGATGGGCTTCCCAACCACAAGTTAGGATTAGAACACCGCAAGCTGCTGCTGCCG gttatCCAAATATGGCCACACATTATCGAAACATTGGAGCTCGAGCTCCTGTACCAGCTGGTCAACAAGCTGCATTGGCTAAAAATGCCATAGTATATAGAAATGCTAGACCCATTAGCACAGCTCAACAACAAATGCCAGGTCCTGTTGCTGCTGGAGGTGTATGTGTTCCAGGAGCACATAATACAGGCTCTGGATATAAATATACCGCTAATATGCGTAATCCTCCTGGTCAAGCTCAAGGCATGAGACAAGCACAACCTGCAGGTCAACCTGCATCAGTACAAGCAGCCGTATATGTACATGGACAAGAACCACTTACGGCAACAATGTTGGCCACCGCTAAGCCGGAAGATCAAAAACAGATGTTGGGAGAGAGGCTTTTCCCTCTCATTCAg cgTATGTATCCGGAATTCACTGGTAAGATCACTGGTAAGATCACTGGTATGTTGTTGGAGATGGACAATTCAGATTTGCTTTACATGTTGGAACATCATGAATCTTTGAAGAACAAAGTAGAAGAGGCTCTTGCAAATCTTCAGGCCCACCAACCACAACAAACCCAAGTGAAGGAAGAATAG